DNA from Geobacter sulfurreducens PCA:
TTTCTCCGAGGCACTGGCCTGCATCGACTGCGGCATCTCCTACCCCGAGATGACCCCCCGGATGTTCTCATTCAACAACCCCTACGGCGCCTGCCCCGACTGCACCGGCCTCGGCACGCGGATGTACTTCGACGAGGAACTGGTCGTGCCGAACCCGGAACTCTCCATCCGCGAAGGAGCCATCGCCCCATGGGAGAAACGGCTCTCGGCCTGGTACCACATGACTCTGGACGCCCTGGCCAAGGCCTTTGACTTCGACATCCGGACCCCCTTCAAAGAGCTCTCTCCCCGGGTGCGCGAGGTGATCCTGCGCGGATCCAAAGGCGAAAAAGTTGAGTTCTGGTGGGAAGAGGACGGTGGGCGGCGTCACACCTACACCAAGGAATTCGAAGGGGTCATCCCCAATCTGGAGCGGCGCTACCGGGAAAGCGACTCGGAGCAGGTGCGGGAAGAGCTGGAGCGCTACATGAACGTAATGCCCTGCCCCACCTGCCAGGGGGCGCGCCTGAAGCGCGAGGCCCTTCACGTGAAGGTGGCGGAGCGGGACATCCGTCAGGTAACCGCTCTCTCCATCAAGGACGCCTTGGAGTTTTTCGCCTCCCTCACGCTCACCCCGAAAGAGGAGGAGATCGCCCGCCGCATCCTGAAAGAAATCAGGGAGCGGCTCCACTTCCTAGTTAACGTGGGACTCGACTACCTGTCCCTGGACCGGACCTCGGGCACCCTCTCCGGCGGTGAAGGGCAGCGGATCCGGCTCGCCACCCAGATCGGCTCCAGCCTCGTGGGGGTTCTCTACATCCTGGACGAGCCCTCCATCGGCCTGCACCAGCGGGACAACGGCCGACTGTTGCAGACCCTCAAGCACCTGCGCGACATCGGCAACACGGTGCTGGTGGTGGAGCACGACGAGGAGACGATCCTGGAGGCGGACCACGTGCTCGACATGGGGCCCGGCGCCGGTGAGCACGGGGGCCGCGTGGTGGCCCAGGGAACCCCGGCGGAGATCATGGCGAACCCCGAGTCCCTCACGGGCCGCTATCTCTCAGGAGAGCTCACCATCGCCGTGCCTAAAAAGCGGCGCAAGCCCAAGCGCTTCATCACCGTGGAGGGAGCCGCGGAAAACAACCTGAAGGATGTCACCGTCGACATCCCCCTCGGTGTCATGACCTGCGTCACCGGGGTGTCCGGGTCGGGCAAATCGACACTCGTGATCGACACCCTCTACAAAGTCCTGGGCCAGCGGCTCTACCGGAGCCGGGAGCGGGCCGGCGCAGTACGCGACATCCGGGGACTGGAACAACTGGACAAGGTCATCAACATCGACCAGTCGCCCATCGGCCGCACGCCGCGCTCGAACCCCGCCACCTACACCGGGGTCTTCGCCGATATCCGGGATCTCTTCGCCCAACTCCCCGAATCCAAGGTGCGGGGCTATAAGCCGGGGCGCTACTCGTTCAACGTGAAGGGGGGACGGTGCGAGGCCTGCGCCGGGGACGGGATCATCAAGATCGAGATGCACTTTCTCCCCGATGTCTACGTCCAGTGTGAGGTCTGCAAGGGAGCCCGCTATAACCGCGAGACCCTGGAGGTTACCTACAAGGGGAAATCCATCGCGCAGGTCCTGGACATGACCGTTTCGGAGGCCCTGCGCTTCCTGGAGAACATCCCGAAGGTCAAGGCAAAGCTCCAGACCCTGGAGGAGGTGGGGCTCGGCTACATCCGCCTGGGCCAATCGGCCACGACCCTATCCGGCGGCGAGGCCCAGCGGGTGAAACTGGCCAAGGAACTGGCGCGCCGGGCCACCGGCCGAACCATCTACATCCTCGACGAGCCCACCACCGGCCTTCACTTCCACGACATCGCCAAGCTCCTGGAGGTGCTAAGAAAACTGGTGGAGGGGGGAAATACCATCGTCATCATCGAGCACAACCTGGACGTCATCAAGACCGCCGATTACATCATCGACCTGGGCCCCGAAGGGGGCGACCGGGGCGGCGAGGTGATCGCCACCGGCACACCTGAGGAGGTGGCCAAGGTGACACGGTCCTACACGGGACAGTATTTGCGGAAGATGCTGTGAAGAGGCGGGATAACGGCGGGGGAAGGAGAGCTACTCCTCCCCCTCGGGGATGTCGATCGGCATTTTCTGCAGACGTTTGAAGTAGAAGTTTTGGCCGTAGAGCACGGCCACCGGGTTGTGGCCGGTAACCCGGTCCTTGCAGACCAAGGTGGTGACCGGGGCCGCGGAATGCTTGGTGAACAGCATGTCGTGGCCCACGCAGAGGCCGACGATGATGTTCATGTGGGTGCCGCAGCGGTTCAGAACCTCTGCCTGGGCAACGGGATTACAGGCGGGCTCGAACGTTCCGGGACGGACCTTGTCGCTTTCGTCCAGGCCCAGTTCCAGCTTGTCGATGCTGCCGGCCTTGCAGCAGACGCTCACCGGCTCCAGTCCCTGGGCCTCCAGAATCGTGGCCAGCTGCCGGGTTTCATCCAGGAGCCCGATGCAGGTGGCGATGCCCACCTTGCTCCAGCCCATGAGCTTCGCCAGGGCTATGGTGTCTTCCACCCGGGTCCAACGGGCCACCACGGCGTCGCTTCCGGTCATCTTCCGGTAGCAGAGCCCTTCAACCCGGGCCGCTACCCGGGCAAGCCGGGCATCGTCGCTCTCGCCGCGGTATTCGTCGAAGCTGGAGGCCACGATGTCGCCATGGGCCGAAGATGGGCAGTCCGCAGGCCGGCCGGGCCGGTTGTCCGGGTTGCTCCAGCAGTTGGTGGTGCCGCTTTTCTGCCAGACGGCGCTGCAACGGGCACAGGATGGTGGCGGCGGCGTATCGTTCATTGTTTCTGCTCCTGGATCAGGACATAGGGACTGATGATGAGGGCGGAAAAACTGATCTCTTCATTGGCGTCCCAGGCCGAGATCTGCTCGGCCGAGGGCTTGGCCAGGAGCCCGGTCTGGATCCAGTCTCCCACCACGGCGGTATCGTCGGAAGCAATGCTGACACCCACCTCCACAAGGTCGAGCCCCCGGTTCACGACGATGAGCCCGCCCCGCTCCAGATGAGCCCGCAACCAGCTCCACTGGGCCACGTCAACCTGTACCGCCAGTTCCTCCCGCGTTATCTTCACTGCGTGCTCTCCCTCATGTTGATATTCATTGTGCAGTTGTATCAGCATATCAGGATTATCAAAAAATGCCACCCATGACCGTCAACGCCGTCACCGGTCGAACTCCGGCAGGTGACGACGGTGCTTGAGAGGAAGGTGCTGCCGCTGCAATTCAGGGTTACGACGCTCCTCGATGGCCAGCCGGTCGAAATAGCGCTGCCAGAGATCGCGAAACAGGCGCTCCCCGTTGGACAACTGAAGTGGGCCGGTCACCTCCAGTTCCGCGTCGGTCCATGTGCGGCGGGACGGATCGAAGATAATGGCCTCGCCCCGGCGGGGATCGTGAATGATCCAGCGCTGGTC
Protein-coding regions in this window:
- the uvrA gene encoding excinuclease ABC subunit UvrA — its product is MAHDTIIVKGACEHNLKCIDVEIPRDKLVVITGISGSGKSTLAFDTIYAEGQRRYVESLSAYARQFLEQMEKPDVESIEGLSPAISIEQKTTSRNPRSTVGTVTEIYDYLRLLFARVGHPHCYECGKPITSQTVSQMVDQIMALPAGTRLQLLSPMVRGRKGEYRKELAQLRKDGFARVIVDGVQHELAEEIHLDKNKKHDIDIVVDRLIIKEGIERRLADSLETALNHAEGVVKVQVVDGDTILFSEALACIDCGISYPEMTPRMFSFNNPYGACPDCTGLGTRMYFDEELVVPNPELSIREGAIAPWEKRLSAWYHMTLDALAKAFDFDIRTPFKELSPRVREVILRGSKGEKVEFWWEEDGGRRHTYTKEFEGVIPNLERRYRESDSEQVREELERYMNVMPCPTCQGARLKREALHVKVAERDIRQVTALSIKDALEFFASLTLTPKEEEIARRILKEIRERLHFLVNVGLDYLSLDRTSGTLSGGEGQRIRLATQIGSSLVGVLYILDEPSIGLHQRDNGRLLQTLKHLRDIGNTVLVVEHDEETILEADHVLDMGPGAGEHGGRVVAQGTPAEIMANPESLTGRYLSGELTIAVPKKRRKPKRFITVEGAAENNLKDVTVDIPLGVMTCVTGVSGSGKSTLVIDTLYKVLGQRLYRSRERAGAVRDIRGLEQLDKVINIDQSPIGRTPRSNPATYTGVFADIRDLFAQLPESKVRGYKPGRYSFNVKGGRCEACAGDGIIKIEMHFLPDVYVQCEVCKGARYNRETLEVTYKGKSIAQVLDMTVSEALRFLENIPKVKAKLQTLEEVGLGYIRLGQSATTLSGGEAQRVKLAKELARRATGRTIYILDEPTTGLHFHDIAKLLEVLRKLVEGGNTIVIIEHNLDVIKTADYIIDLGPEGGDRGGEVIATGTPEEVAKVTRSYTGQYLRKML
- a CDS encoding DUF1847 domain-containing protein, with the translated sequence MNDTPPPPSCARCSAVWQKSGTTNCWSNPDNRPGRPADCPSSAHGDIVASSFDEYRGESDDARLARVAARVEGLCYRKMTGSDAVVARWTRVEDTIALAKLMGWSKVGIATCIGLLDETRQLATILEAQGLEPVSVCCKAGSIDKLELGLDESDKVRPGTFEPACNPVAQAEVLNRCGTHMNIIVGLCVGHDMLFTKHSAAPVTTLVCKDRVTGHNPVAVLYGQNFYFKRLQKMPIDIPEGEE
- a CDS encoding DUF2288 domain-containing protein, which encodes MKITREELAVQVDVAQWSWLRAHLERGGLIVVNRGLDLVEVGVSIASDDTAVVGDWIQTGLLAKPSAEQISAWDANEEISFSALIISPYVLIQEQKQ